One Cryptomeria japonica chromosome 9, Sugi_1.0, whole genome shotgun sequence genomic window carries:
- the LOC131045740 gene encoding probable enoyl-CoA hydratase 1, peroxisomal, with translation MGGSQKSEDLILVEKRDKGIAYVTINRPKSLNSLTKAMLNDLAKAFKFLNGDADVKVIIFTGVGRAFCSGVDLTDAQSVFKGDVENMDTDPVYQMEHCKKPIIGAINGYAVTAGFELALACDILIASTDAKFIDTHCKFGIFPSWGLSQKLPRLIGVNCAREVSLTAMPLDAQLAEKWGLVSRVVPPMELLKTAHSIAESIARNHEDLVLRYKAVINDGIRLPFGEAIKLEKERAFKYYKEMPPEMFTQMQKFISGQSSKKTTPSSKL, from the exons ATGGGGGGATCTCAGAAGTCTGAAGATCTTATTCTGGTGGAGAAAAGGGACAAGGGGATAGCTTATGTAACCATTAACAGGCCCAAATCTCTGAATTCCCTAACAAAGGCCATGCTCAATGATTTGGCAAAAGCTTTTAAGTTTTTAAATGGAGATGCAGATGTGAAAGTTATTATCTTTACAGGAGTCGGTCGTGCATTCTGTTCTGGCGTG GATTTGACGGATGCCCAATCTGTTTTCAAAGGGGATGTGGAAAACATGGATACGGATCCAGTTTACCAGATGGAACATTGCAAGAAGCCAATCATAGGTGCTATTAATGGATATGCGGTCACTGCAGGGTTTGAACTAGCTCTAGCTTGTGATATTTTGATTGCCAGCACAGATGCTAAGTTCATTGACACACATTGCAA ATTTGGGATATTTCCATCTTGGGGCCTTTCTCAGAAGCTCCCTCGGCTCATCGGAGTTAATTGTGCTAGGGAAGTTTCCCTTACTGCTATGCCATTAGATGCCCAACTCGCAGAGAAATGGGGCTTAGTGAGCCGTGTTGTTCCACCTATGGAGCTTCTCAAAACAGCACATAGTATTGCTGAATCCATCGCAAGGAACCATGAGGATCTGGTATTGAGGTACAAAGCAGTGATCAATGATGGCATAAGGCTTCCTTTTGGGGAGGCAATCAAGCTGGAAAAG GAAAGGGCATTCAAGTACTATAAAGAAATGCCACCAGAGATGTTTACTCAAATGCAGAAGTTCATATCAGGCCAGTCTTCGAAGAAGACCACCCCATCCTCAAAGCTCTAG